The genome window GACTAATCACCACATCTTCACCCTCTAATACTGACTCTATTAATTCGAGAAGATATGCCTTTGCCTCTTGAACCGTTGCATTCTTCATAGACAAAAAAACCAGATAGATTAAAATCTAATTATAAAATGAAAATTTATGTATCATTCCACACTCCTTTAATTTTTAATCTAAATGACCGCCCTCACCGAAGACGAAATCGAACAATACCAACTCCAACTCTTGCAAAACCTTGGTTATAGCTACAGCAACGGCTACGACATCCAACCAGAAGGCAGCAAGCAAGAGCGAGAAACTTTCGGTGAAGTAATTTTAAAAGATAGACTCCCCCAGGCAATATCAAGAATTAATCCCACCATTCCCCATGATGCCCAATATCAGGCACAACGGGAAATATTTAATATTGCTAGTTCCGACCTACTCAACAACAACGAAATATTCCATAAATACCTCACAGAAGGCATCACCGTTGAATATCAAAAAAACGGCGAAACCAGAGGCGAACCTGTTAAATTAATTGACTGGGAACACCCCGAAAATAACGAATTTCTCGCCGTCAACCAATTTACAGTCATTGAAGACAACCATAACCATCGCCCCGATATTGTCCTGTTCATTAACGGCTTACCCCTCGTCGTCATCGAACTTAAAAACGCCGCCAATGAAAAAGCCAATCTTAACGCCGCCTATAACCAACTCCAAACCTATAAAAGCAGAATCCCTAGCCTATTTATCTACAACGCCCTATTAGTAATTTCAGATGGGCTATCCGCCCGTGCTGGTTCACTTACGGCTGGGTTTAACCGCTTCTCCACATGGAAAAACCCCACAGGCGAAAACCAAATCAACGAACTAGAAATTTTAACTAACGGGCTACTCAACAAGCAAACCTTACTAGATTTAATTCGTCACTTCACCGTATTTGAAAAGTCCAAAACCGAAGACCTGAAAACAGGCATAGTTAGCATTACCACCATTAAAAAAATCGCCGCATATCATCAATATTACGCCGTTAATAAAGCCGTCGAATCTATCATTAATGCCTCATCCCAAGCAGGCGATCGCAAAGGCGGTGTACTTTGGCATACTCAAGGAAGCGGTAAATCCCTTTCAATGGTATTTCTGGCAGGAAAACTGGTTTTAAACCAAAACCTCCAGAACCCCACCATCGTCATGTTGACAGATCGCAATGACTTAGATGATCAACTATTTGATACCTTCGCAGGTTGTCAGCAACTCCTCAGACAAGACCCCCAACAAGCAGGAGATAGAGATCAAGTACGCGAACTGCTCAACACCAACTCAGGCGGTATCATTTTTACCACCGTCCAGAAATTTTCCCCGGCTGATGGCGAAACCCTCTATCCCCAAATCAGCCCTCGCCCTAATATCATTGTCCTGGCTGATGAAGCCCACCGCAGCCAATATGGTTTCACAGCTAAACAAGTTAATGTCCTTGATGCTGAAGGCAACGTGATTGGTAAACGCACCAAATACGGCTTTGCAAAATATATTAGACAAGCTTTACCCAATGCTACCTTTGTCGGCTTCACAGGTACACCCGTAGAACAAACCGACAAAAACACCCCCGCTATTTTTGGTGAATATATCGACATCTACGACATCTCCCAAGCCGTCAAAGATGGGGCAACCGTGCCGATTTATTACGAGAGCCGCTTAGTACAAGTTGATTTAGACGCAGCAGGTAGACAACTCCTAGATGAACTAGACGAAGACCTGAGCTTTGAAGAACTGAGCATCACCCAAAAAGCCAAAGTTAAACAAACCAAACTGGAAGCGATTGTTGGTTCTACTAAAAGAATAAGACAGATTGCCCAAGATATTGTGACTCACTTCGAGGCACGGCAACAGGTAAACAAAGGCAAAGCCATGATTGTGACCATGAGCCGCCAAATCGCCGTTAACCTCTACGATGCCATAATTCAACTCCGCCCTGATTGGCACAGTGAGGATCTCAACTTAGGCAAAATCAAAGTTGTAATTACTACCTCTGCTGCCGATGAAGGTAATTTAATTAAACATCACACCAGCAAAGCCCAGCGTCAAAACCTCGCCCAACGCCTCAAAGACCCCGAAAACTCCCTAGAATTAGCCATAGTCTGCGATATGTGGCTCACAGGCTTTGATGCCCCATGTCTGCACACCATGTATATTGATAAGCCGCTTAAAAGTCATAATTTAATGCAAGCGATCGCCAGAATCAACCGCGTCTATTTTGAAAAAACAGGCGGTTTGATTGTGGACTATCTGGGACTGGCCACCGAACTCAAAAAAGCCCTATCCTTCTATTCTCAAAGTGGCGGTAAAGGCGACCTCACCCTCAATCAAGATGTGGCAGTGGGACTACTCCTAGCCAAATTGGAAATCGTCGAGCAAATCATGTCAGGCTTTACCTATCAGCATTATTTTGAGGCTGACACTGGCGAAAAACTGAATATCCTCAAAAATGCCACTAACTACGTAGCTGCACCAAACATCAAAGATAGATTTCTCAGTGAAGTTATCGCCCTATCCAAAGCCCATTCTCTCGCCGTACCCCATCCCCAAGCGATCGCCGCATCAGAAATCATCTCATTTTTCCAAGCCATCCAAGCCAGCCTCAGAAAACTAGAAAGCGGCGGTGATGGTAGTGGACTCAGCAACCAAGACATCGAAACCGCCATCCGTCAAGTCGTAGATCAAGCCTTGGTATCCGATGCAGTGATTAACATCTTTGATGAAGCAGGCATTAAAAATCCTGACATCTCCATCATCTCCGATGAATTTATGGCAGAAGTGCGGGGCATGGAACACCAAAACCTTGCGGTAGAACTGCTGCAAAAACTACTTAAGGATGAAGTTAAAACCCGCAGTCGGACAAATATTGTCCAAAGTCGTAAACTCTCGGAAATGTTAGAAGATGCCCTACGCCGCTATCGCAACCAAGTCATCAGCGTTACGGATATTTTAGAAGAACTGCTGGAACTAGCAAAAGACACGAAAGCTGCCAACGCCAGGGGTGAAGAACTGGGACTAGAACCCTATGAACTGGCCTTTTATGATGCACTGTCACAAAACCAAAGCGCACAGGATGTAATGGGTGTTGATAAACTGCGAGAATTAGCGATCGTGCTAGTAGATCGCATTCGCAAAAATGCTTCTATTGACTGGAATCTTAAAGAAAGTGTCCGTTCCCGAATGAAAGTGGCAGTTAAAAGGCTACTGCGTCAATATGGTTATCCCCCCGATATGGAGGCACTAGCTACGGAACTGGTATTAGAACAAGCCAAAGTTTTTACTGAATTTGCAGTCTCAATCAAGACATAAAAGGATTTGGACAATCCGCCGCCACGTCACCATTGACTGGACTGTGAAGGAGAGTGTTAAGGCTAATCTGCGTAGGTTGGTTAAACGTCTGCGGCGGAAATATGGTTATCTCGGCTTCACGTCCAGTTCGCTACAGTTAAATTTTGTCTACAGAAAACATGGCTTGGACTTCGGTTAAAGGGAGATGCCAAACTAATTCGGGCTGCCAGGTGTCTGGGTCAAAGTTAGAATGAAGGCCGCGCTGATATGCTTGCCACAATCTTTCCCAGGTAAATTTGTGTCGAGAGTTGAGGTTTTTATGAATCATTCTTAATAGTCCCAGTCCTATAAGAAGATTAAATAATCCAAATTTTGCGCCTAATAAAAATGCTTGGACTTCTGCTTCGCCGATGGGATCTGCGCCATAACCTGTGAGGACGTGAACGCCGTCATGGAGTTGTTTACGGCGACTACCTGTGGTGAAAGGTTTGAGGTTATGTGTGTCGAGAAATTCAACCAAAGTTTTGCCAAAAGTGTTAGGAGGGAGCGAGCGCAATTTTTCCACATACACGATTTGTGGGACGTTTTTTCCGCGTGTTTCGGTAAAGCGATCCAATATATCTAAAAATTGTTGCAGGCGGGGTGTAAGATTTGGGGAAGCGATATCGGGTTGCATGATTTAGATGTGGTTTTGAGTAGGGTGGAGTAACCCACCCTGAAACTTTAATTGTTGGATGTAGTCGAATTAGCGATCGCTCTGTTGACGACGTTTTGATTTCCTGTTTAGGATGTCACCATCATAGGAATTAGCTGTTAGTAATCACATGAGGAGAAAGTCACGATTATAACCATGACTAAAGTCATGCTTGATTTTTTTGCTGTTTGAGTCAAAATAATTTATAAATTACAGTTACAACAACGTGGGCATTTTTTAGTAAATTAGAGATCGCGTTCTGCTTCTGCTTTTCAGTTACCCCCAGATATCGCTCCAAAGCGGCCAAAGTCCGATGTCCCGATATCTCCTGTATGTGGCGCAAAGGTATCCCCGCATTGCTCATCTTTGTCAAGCGCGTAAGTTTCTGTACGATTGCTACCAGAACCCCGTCGAGGATAGAAATTGCAGTAGAGTTTATTCGTGTATGTCCCACCTTAAAACCCGTTTTCTACCTTCACCCTCCCATTGACTAACCAAACGTGATTTCTTAACCTGCTCCAGCGCAGACTGGGATTTTTTAACCTGCTCCAGTGCATCCAATGCACTTACCGCCGATTTGAGTCGTCGTTTTAAGCTCGGTTCAGTCATCAACTGTAGCCAATTAGCCAACGCCGGGCTGAGATTGACCAAGCCCCGTTGGGGCTGTGGGGTGTAGGGTGTGGGGTGTAGGGGAAGAAAAAGCCCCAAAACCTGGGTACAAGCCCCTTATTTTAATAATGGAAACAAAAAAAAAGATGTGTTTCAAGACACGCAGTGCCAGAAACACAGCGTCCTTGCTTGAAACCCCTTATTTTAATTATGGGGTTCACTACACCCTACACCCTACCCCCTGTTCATCTAGCATTGATATAGCTTTGAACTAGGGCAAAACCCCGCTCAATCTCAAAGTAGTTGAGATAACGAGGAATAGC of Nostoc sp. UHCC 0870 contains these proteins:
- a CDS encoding type I restriction endonuclease subunit R, giving the protein MTALTEDEIEQYQLQLLQNLGYSYSNGYDIQPEGSKQERETFGEVILKDRLPQAISRINPTIPHDAQYQAQREIFNIASSDLLNNNEIFHKYLTEGITVEYQKNGETRGEPVKLIDWEHPENNEFLAVNQFTVIEDNHNHRPDIVLFINGLPLVVIELKNAANEKANLNAAYNQLQTYKSRIPSLFIYNALLVISDGLSARAGSLTAGFNRFSTWKNPTGENQINELEILTNGLLNKQTLLDLIRHFTVFEKSKTEDLKTGIVSITTIKKIAAYHQYYAVNKAVESIINASSQAGDRKGGVLWHTQGSGKSLSMVFLAGKLVLNQNLQNPTIVMLTDRNDLDDQLFDTFAGCQQLLRQDPQQAGDRDQVRELLNTNSGGIIFTTVQKFSPADGETLYPQISPRPNIIVLADEAHRSQYGFTAKQVNVLDAEGNVIGKRTKYGFAKYIRQALPNATFVGFTGTPVEQTDKNTPAIFGEYIDIYDISQAVKDGATVPIYYESRLVQVDLDAAGRQLLDELDEDLSFEELSITQKAKVKQTKLEAIVGSTKRIRQIAQDIVTHFEARQQVNKGKAMIVTMSRQIAVNLYDAIIQLRPDWHSEDLNLGKIKVVITTSAADEGNLIKHHTSKAQRQNLAQRLKDPENSLELAIVCDMWLTGFDAPCLHTMYIDKPLKSHNLMQAIARINRVYFEKTGGLIVDYLGLATELKKALSFYSQSGGKGDLTLNQDVAVGLLLAKLEIVEQIMSGFTYQHYFEADTGEKLNILKNATNYVAAPNIKDRFLSEVIALSKAHSLAVPHPQAIAASEIISFFQAIQASLRKLESGGDGSGLSNQDIETAIRQVVDQALVSDAVINIFDEAGIKNPDISIISDEFMAEVRGMEHQNLAVELLQKLLKDEVKTRSRTNIVQSRKLSEMLEDALRRYRNQVISVTDILEELLELAKDTKAANARGEELGLEPYELAFYDALSQNQSAQDVMGVDKLRELAIVLVDRIRKNASIDWNLKESVRSRMKVAVKRLLRQYGYPPDMEALATELVLEQAKVFTEFAVSIKT
- a CDS encoding ubiquinone biosynthesis protein COQ4, translated to MQPDIASPNLTPRLQQFLDILDRFTETRGKNVPQIVYVEKLRSLPPNTFGKTLVEFLDTHNLKPFTTGSRRKQLHDGVHVLTGYGADPIGEAEVQAFLLGAKFGLFNLLIGLGLLRMIHKNLNSRHKFTWERLWQAYQRGLHSNFDPDTWQPELVWHLPLTEVQAMFSVDKI